The Arachis hypogaea cultivar Tifrunner chromosome 19, arahy.Tifrunner.gnm2.J5K5, whole genome shotgun sequence genome has a window encoding:
- the LOC112779481 gene encoding F-box/FBD/LRR-repeat protein At4g26340 isoform X2, producing the protein MPDSLKRLTLMQDIFGEDINDIEDLVIDTPLLEYLSIKLWARCLQVSISDYPNMVEAHLDIDQDQELVGWVLQLLKALRQTKLLDLRLSTMKCLLRAPAFELPEFSRLHNLELQIPYFNSGYLIKLLHNCHMLQVLTLHNREKFSTVEPEEPNCWTLPMKDPDCVISHLKIFEFNGYQDSADEYAFVAYLLERGPILKTLKIYAHRNLGLKYKHCIRQALSTIPRSSKTCKLKVAIGYIWYTSFPPLLVREG; encoded by the exons ATGCCTGATTCCTTGAAGCGGTTAACCTTAATGCAAGATATATTCGGAGAAGATATTAATGATATTGAGGATCTTGTGATAGACACCCCGTTACTCGAATACCTAAGTATCAAATTATGGGCAAGATGCCTGCAGGTTTCAATTAGCGATTATCCCAACATGGTGGAAGCTCATCTTGATATTGATCAAGACCAAGAGCTGGTTGGTTGGGTGCTTCAGCTTCTCAAGGCACTCCGCCAAACTAAACTGTTGGACTTGAGACTTTCCACTATGAAG TGCTTGCTTCGTGCTCCTGCTTTTGAGTTGCCAGAATTTTCCCGTTTACATAATCTAGAGCTTCAAATTCCATATTTCAACTCCGGATATCTGATAAAATTGCTTCATAACTGCCATATGCTTCAAGTTCTCACTCTTCATAATCGGGAG AAATTTTCCACAGTGGAACCTGAGGAACCTAATTGTTGGACACTGCCAATGAAGGATCCTGATTGTGTTATATCACATCTcaagatttttgaatttaatggatATCAAGACTCTGCAGATGAATACGCATTTGTTGCATATCTTTTAGAGAGAGGACCTATTTTGAAGACATTGAAAATCTATGCTCATCGAAATCTTGGCCTAAAGTATAAACATTGCATCCGCCAGGCATTATCTACCATACCGAGGAGCTCCAAAACATGCAAATTAAAAGTAGCCATCGGTTACATATG GTACACAAGCTTCCCTCCTCTTTTGGTTCGGGAAGGGTAG
- the LOC112779481 gene encoding F-box/FBD/LRR-repeat protein At4g26340 isoform X3 produces the protein MPDSLKRLTLMQDIFGEDINDIEDLVIDTPLLEYLSIKLWARCLQVSISDYPNMVEAHLDIDQDQELVGWVLQLLKALRQTKLLDLRLSTMKCLLRAPAFELPEFSRLHNLELQIPYFNSGYLIKLLHNCHMLQVLTLHNREKFSTVEPEEPNCWTLPMKDPDCVISHLKIFEFNGYQDSADEYAFVAYLLERGPILKTLKIYAHRNLGLKYKHCIRQALSTIPRSSKTCKLKVAIGYI, from the exons ATGCCTGATTCCTTGAAGCGGTTAACCTTAATGCAAGATATATTCGGAGAAGATATTAATGATATTGAGGATCTTGTGATAGACACCCCGTTACTCGAATACCTAAGTATCAAATTATGGGCAAGATGCCTGCAGGTTTCAATTAGCGATTATCCCAACATGGTGGAAGCTCATCTTGATATTGATCAAGACCAAGAGCTGGTTGGTTGGGTGCTTCAGCTTCTCAAGGCACTCCGCCAAACTAAACTGTTGGACTTGAGACTTTCCACTATGAAG TGCTTGCTTCGTGCTCCTGCTTTTGAGTTGCCAGAATTTTCCCGTTTACATAATCTAGAGCTTCAAATTCCATATTTCAACTCCGGATATCTGATAAAATTGCTTCATAACTGCCATATGCTTCAAGTTCTCACTCTTCATAATCGGGAG AAATTTTCCACAGTGGAACCTGAGGAACCTAATTGTTGGACACTGCCAATGAAGGATCCTGATTGTGTTATATCACATCTcaagatttttgaatttaatggatATCAAGACTCTGCAGATGAATACGCATTTGTTGCATATCTTTTAGAGAGAGGACCTATTTTGAAGACATTGAAAATCTATGCTCATCGAAATCTTGGCCTAAAGTATAAACATTGCATCCGCCAGGCATTATCTACCATACCGAGGAGCTCCAAAACATGCAAATTAAAAGTAGCCATCGGTTACATATG A
- the LOC112779481 gene encoding F-box/FBD/LRR-repeat protein At4g26340 isoform X1 produces MPDSLKRLTLMQDIFGEDINDIEDLVIDTPLLEYLSIKLWARCLQVSISDYPNMVEAHLDIDQDQELVGWVLQLLKALRQTKLLDLRLSTMKCLLRAPAFELPEFSRLHNLELQIPYFNSGYLIKLLHNCHMLQVLTLHNREKFSTVEPEEPNCWTLPMKDPDCVISHLKIFEFNGYQDSADEYAFVAYLLERGPILKTLKIYAHRNLGLKYKHCIRQALSTIPRSSKTCKLKVAIGYIWYNLSPSLFSLRVLP; encoded by the exons ATGCCTGATTCCTTGAAGCGGTTAACCTTAATGCAAGATATATTCGGAGAAGATATTAATGATATTGAGGATCTTGTGATAGACACCCCGTTACTCGAATACCTAAGTATCAAATTATGGGCAAGATGCCTGCAGGTTTCAATTAGCGATTATCCCAACATGGTGGAAGCTCATCTTGATATTGATCAAGACCAAGAGCTGGTTGGTTGGGTGCTTCAGCTTCTCAAGGCACTCCGCCAAACTAAACTGTTGGACTTGAGACTTTCCACTATGAAG TGCTTGCTTCGTGCTCCTGCTTTTGAGTTGCCAGAATTTTCCCGTTTACATAATCTAGAGCTTCAAATTCCATATTTCAACTCCGGATATCTGATAAAATTGCTTCATAACTGCCATATGCTTCAAGTTCTCACTCTTCATAATCGGGAG AAATTTTCCACAGTGGAACCTGAGGAACCTAATTGTTGGACACTGCCAATGAAGGATCCTGATTGTGTTATATCACATCTcaagatttttgaatttaatggatATCAAGACTCTGCAGATGAATACGCATTTGTTGCATATCTTTTAGAGAGAGGACCTATTTTGAAGACATTGAAAATCTATGCTCATCGAAATCTTGGCCTAAAGTATAAACATTGCATCCGCCAGGCATTATCTACCATACCGAGGAGCTCCAAAACATGCAAATTAAAAGTAGCCATCGGTTACATATGGTACAATCTCTCACCATCTCTATTCTCTCTTCGTGTTTTGCCTTAA